From the Homo sapiens chromosome 1, GRCh38.p14 Primary Assembly genome, one window contains:
- the TSHB gene encoding thyrotropin subunit beta isoform 1 precursor (isoform 1 precursor is encoded by transcript variant 1), whose amino-acid sequence MTALFLMSMLFGLTCGQAMSFCIPTEYTMHIERRECAYCLTINTTICAGYCMTRDINGKLFLPKYALSQDVCTYRDFIYRTVEIPGCPLHVAPYFSYPVALSCKCGKCNTDYSDCIHEAIKTNYCTKPQKSYLVGFSV is encoded by the exons ATGACTGCTCTCTTTCTGATGTCCATGCTTTTTGGCCTTACATGTGGGCAAGCGATGTCTTTTTGTATTCCAACTGAGTATACAATGCACATCGAAAGGAGAGAGTGTGCTTATTGCCTAACCATCAACACCACCATCTGTGCTGGATATTGTATGACACGG GATATCAATGGCAAACTGTTTCTTCCCAAATATGCTCTGTCCCAGGATGTTTGCACATATAGAGACTTCATCTACAGGACTGTAGAAATACCAGGATGCCCACTCCATGTTGCTCCCTATTTTTCCTATCCTGTTGCTTTAAGCTGTAAGTGTGGCAAGTGCAATACTGACTATAGTGACTGCATACATGAAGCCATCAAGACAAACTACTGTACCAAACCTCAGAAGTCTTATCTGGTAGGATTTTCTGTCTAA
- the TSHB gene encoding thyrotropin subunit beta isoform 2 (isoform 2 is encoded by transcript variant 2), which yields MLSFLFFPQDINGKLFLPKYALSQDVCTYRDFIYRTVEIPGCPLHVAPYFSYPVALSCKCGKCNTDYSDCIHEAIKTNYCTKPQKSYLVGFSV from the coding sequence AtgctctcttttctgttctttccccAGGATATCAATGGCAAACTGTTTCTTCCCAAATATGCTCTGTCCCAGGATGTTTGCACATATAGAGACTTCATCTACAGGACTGTAGAAATACCAGGATGCCCACTCCATGTTGCTCCCTATTTTTCCTATCCTGTTGCTTTAAGCTGTAAGTGTGGCAAGTGCAATACTGACTATAGTGACTGCATACATGAAGCCATCAAGACAAACTACTGTACCAAACCTCAGAAGTCTTATCTGGTAGGATTTTCTGTCTAA